One Acidimicrobiales bacterium DNA segment encodes these proteins:
- a CDS encoding SDR family oxidoreductase produces MAGFLEGKNIAITGAGAGIGKAIALAAAAEGANIVVADYGVSMDGSDPSSDVADAAVAEIEAAGGKAVAVAGDISQFDVGEAVVAAAVDNWGTIDGVVCPAGVLRERMLFNMSEDEWDHVIAVHLKGHFNIYRAAFARMRKQETGGSLVGFTSGAFTASTAQPNYSAAKGGIVSLTRSAAMTAASIKLRGGPAINANCIAPVAKTRMSENVPFEIETGEPEDIAPMAIYLMSDAGREVNAQVYTVVGRRISVWNQPQELRTMWAGGDQWSPEEIAKVLPSTVGQEPNPFIADLERRMADMAKNEG; encoded by the coding sequence GTGGCCGGATTCCTCGAAGGCAAGAACATCGCAATCACGGGCGCCGGCGCCGGCATCGGCAAGGCCATCGCCCTGGCCGCTGCGGCCGAGGGCGCCAACATCGTCGTCGCCGACTACGGCGTGTCGATGGACGGCAGTGATCCGTCGAGCGACGTCGCCGACGCGGCCGTCGCCGAGATCGAGGCCGCCGGCGGCAAGGCCGTCGCGGTCGCGGGCGACATCAGCCAGTTCGACGTCGGTGAGGCGGTGGTCGCCGCGGCCGTCGACAACTGGGGCACCATCGACGGCGTCGTCTGCCCGGCAGGTGTCCTGCGCGAGCGGATGCTCTTCAACATGAGCGAAGACGAGTGGGACCATGTCATCGCCGTGCACCTCAAGGGTCACTTCAACATCTACCGGGCCGCGTTCGCCCGCATGCGCAAGCAGGAGACCGGCGGCTCGCTCGTCGGCTTCACCTCGGGTGCGTTCACCGCGTCGACGGCGCAGCCCAACTACTCGGCGGCCAAGGGTGGCATCGTCAGCCTCACCCGTTCGGCGGCCATGACCGCGGCGAGCATCAAGCTGCGCGGCGGACCGGCCATCAACGCCAACTGCATCGCTCCGGTCGCGAAGACCCGGATGAGCGAGAACGTGCCGTTCGAGATCGAGACGGGTGAGCCCGAAGACATCGCGCCGATGGCGATCTATCTGATGAGCGACGCCGGGCGCGAGGTCAACGCGCAGGTCTACACGGTGGTGGGTCGCCGCATCTCGGTGTGGAACCAGCCCCAGGAGCTGCGGACGATGTGGGCCGGTGGCGACCAGTGGTCCCCCGAGGAGATCGCGAAGGTGTTGCCCTCGACGGTCGGTCAGGAACCCAACCCGTTCATCGCCGACCTCGAGCGACGGATGGCCGACATGGCGAAGAACGAGGGCTGA
- a CDS encoding SDR family oxidoreductase, with translation MPSLPQEPEGRNLLAGKRVVVTAAAGTGIGSAVAKRCLLEGASVLISDIHERRLGETADRLEEETGSRPLTQICNVTVEADVQALVDAAIGGLGGIDVMMNNAGLGGSVRLVDMTDEQWSAVLGVTLDGTMRCTRAVLRHMIDAGIEGAIVNNASVVGWRAQDEQCHYAAAKAGVMALTRCSAIEAAEHGIRVNAVAPSIAMHAFLAKVSDEAFLDQLSQREAFGRAAEPWEVANVMVFLASDLASYMTGEVVSVSNQHP, from the coding sequence GTGCCATCGCTTCCCCAGGAGCCCGAGGGTCGCAACCTGCTCGCGGGCAAGCGTGTCGTGGTGACCGCGGCCGCGGGCACCGGCATCGGTTCGGCCGTTGCCAAGCGATGCCTGCTCGAAGGAGCGAGTGTCCTCATCTCCGACATCCACGAGCGACGGCTCGGCGAGACCGCCGACCGACTCGAGGAGGAGACCGGCTCTCGGCCGCTCACCCAGATCTGCAACGTCACCGTGGAAGCCGACGTGCAGGCCCTGGTCGACGCGGCGATCGGCGGTCTCGGCGGGATCGACGTGATGATGAACAACGCCGGACTCGGTGGCTCGGTCCGCCTCGTCGACATGACCGACGAGCAATGGAGCGCGGTACTCGGTGTCACCCTCGACGGCACGATGCGCTGCACCCGCGCCGTGCTCCGGCACATGATCGACGCCGGGATCGAGGGCGCCATCGTCAACAACGCGTCGGTGGTCGGCTGGCGGGCCCAGGACGAGCAGTGTCACTACGCCGCGGCCAAGGCCGGGGTGATGGCGCTGACCCGCTGTTCGGCGATCGAAGCGGCCGAGCACGGCATCCGGGTCAACGCGGTCGCGCCGAGCATCGCGATGCACGCGTTTCTCGCGAAGGTGAGCGACGAAGCGTTCCTCGATCAGCTCTCGCAGCGGGAAGCGTTCGGTCGCGCCGCCGAGCCGTGGGAGGTCGCGAACGTGATGGTTTTCCTCGCCAGCGACCTGGCCAGCTACATGACCGGCGAAGTGGTGTCCGTCAGCAATCAACACCCGTAG
- a CDS encoding ABC transporter substrate-binding protein codes for MAKLLAVLLAFTLFAVSCGDDGDTTATDDDTDTDTTTPDDGVAPTTSLDTVGEGEDEATEDSPGVRGGTLRVAVEAPSDGLNPTANNFATSAYVMGYQIYDPLFYVDTDGNWFPFLAESATPVGDGSSWDIKLREGITFHDGTPLNADALIAAFEATLADPIISLAVVPSYPAENRQEKLDEYTVRYNLIRPSQHFPVNLTSQLGFIPSPDYLAAAADDPALDQMPIGTGPFKVVEREQGVRTLLERNEDYWQGTDDIYLDAIEVFPITDTVIAAERVGRGELDLIITSNPEAQLTLEDLGVPFTSNLLGAEDDIMMNTSKPPFDDIRVRQALTYATDRQTYADVIAQGTKPMAETMFHPDLKWNNPDIQQVTDSPELAAPLIAEYCAEVPESCTNGKVNMELQYSGPSVTQTLIMDILVNGWEDYFNITREELLQTDHITDVAFGNYDVVIWRQFGQIEPDNEVVWLECATASSAIALNWVRVCDPARDELLYEQRATTDEARRIEIWKEIQQNMFDTYSYIFTFHSNWVLGYNDNVKNICGTTGPDGEDVVCNSDGSIFLHNAWIE; via the coding sequence ATGGCGAAACTGCTCGCCGTGCTCTTGGCGTTCACCCTCTTCGCTGTCTCGTGCGGCGACGACGGCGACACCACGGCGACAGACGACGACACCGATACCGACACCACGACACCGGACGACGGTGTGGCGCCGACGACCTCGCTCGACACTGTCGGAGAGGGTGAGGACGAGGCGACCGAGGACAGCCCCGGCGTTCGTGGCGGCACCCTGCGCGTCGCCGTCGAGGCGCCGTCGGACGGCCTGAACCCGACGGCCAACAACTTCGCGACGTCGGCCTACGTCATGGGTTACCAGATCTACGACCCGCTCTTCTATGTCGACACCGACGGCAACTGGTTCCCCTTCCTGGCGGAATCGGCCACCCCGGTGGGCGACGGTTCCAGCTGGGACATCAAGCTGCGTGAGGGCATCACGTTCCACGACGGCACCCCGCTCAATGCCGACGCGCTGATCGCAGCGTTCGAGGCGACGCTCGCCGACCCGATCATCTCCCTCGCGGTGGTGCCGAGCTATCCGGCCGAGAACCGTCAGGAGAAGCTCGACGAATACACCGTCCGCTACAACCTGATCCGGCCCAGCCAGCACTTCCCGGTCAACCTGACGAGTCAGCTCGGCTTCATCCCGTCGCCCGACTATCTCGCAGCGGCTGCGGACGATCCGGCTCTCGACCAGATGCCGATCGGCACCGGCCCGTTCAAGGTCGTCGAGCGCGAGCAGGGCGTCCGCACGCTCCTCGAGCGCAACGAGGACTACTGGCAGGGCACCGACGACATCTATCTCGACGCGATCGAGGTCTTCCCGATCACCGACACCGTGATCGCCGCGGAGCGGGTCGGACGTGGTGAGCTCGACCTGATCATCACCAGCAACCCCGAGGCCCAGCTGACGCTCGAAGACCTCGGCGTTCCCTTCACGTCGAACCTGCTCGGCGCCGAGGACGACATCATGATGAACACGTCGAAGCCGCCCTTCGACGACATCCGGGTCCGTCAGGCGCTCACCTACGCGACCGATCGCCAGACCTACGCCGACGTGATCGCCCAGGGCACCAAGCCAATGGCCGAGACCATGTTCCACCCCGACCTCAAGTGGAACAATCCCGACATCCAGCAGGTGACCGACAGCCCTGAGCTCGCCGCACCGCTGATCGCCGAGTACTGCGCCGAGGTGCCCGAGAGCTGCACCAACGGCAAGGTCAACATGGAGCTGCAGTACTCGGGTCCGTCGGTCACCCAGACGCTGATCATGGACATCCTGGTCAACGGTTGGGAGGACTACTTCAACATCACCCGCGAGGAACTCCTCCAGACCGACCACATCACCGATGTCGCCTTCGGCAACTACGACGTGGTCATCTGGCGCCAGTTCGGTCAGATCGAGCCCGACAACGAGGTCGTCTGGCTCGAGTGCGCGACCGCGAGTTCGGCCATCGCGCTGAACTGGGTCCGGGTGTGCGACCCGGCCCGCGACGAGTTGTTGTACGAGCAGCGGGCCACCACCGACGAGGCCCGCCGGATCGAGATCTGGAAGGAGATCCAGCAGAACATGTTCGACACCTACTCGTACATCTTCACCTTCCACTCCAACTGGGTCCTCGGGTACAACGACAACGTCAAGAACATCTGTGGCACCACCGGACCCGACGGTGAGGACGTCGTCTGCAACAGCGACGGTTCGATCTTCCTGCACAACGCGTGGATCGAGTAG
- a CDS encoding ABC transporter permease encodes MRSFILRRVLQLVLVLVAVTFATFASLNVIGDPLENLVGPIIAGTDCDAVDRGEIPDASSTGGGRTDCEIIREAEAEYNLDKSIPVRYGIWAGEMLRGDFGRSLITGVETKQLVTDRLPQTLKLVVFSQIIALGIAIPWGVATARRANRGFDRASTIGSFGLLSIPNFALGVILLWLFALRWEFFPAGYDDDSWSQELKSLTLPALTLGLGLAATYQRLLRTDLITTLQDDFVHMARAKGMPTNWIMYRHALRPSLFSVVTVFGVNTGALIGGSLVIEQIFFIPGVGAAIVEAVLRQDQPVVVVLVALVAVAFVVINFFVDLFYGWLDPRVRAG; translated from the coding sequence ATGCGCAGTTTCATCCTGCGCCGCGTGCTGCAACTGGTTCTCGTGCTCGTCGCGGTCACGTTCGCGACGTTCGCGTCGCTCAACGTCATCGGTGATCCGCTGGAGAACCTGGTCGGTCCGATCATCGCCGGCACCGACTGCGACGCCGTCGATCGCGGGGAGATCCCCGACGCGAGCTCGACGGGTGGTGGTCGTACGGACTGCGAGATCATCCGGGAGGCCGAGGCCGAGTACAACCTCGACAAGTCGATCCCAGTCCGCTACGGGATCTGGGCCGGCGAGATGCTTCGGGGCGACTTCGGGCGGTCGTTGATCACCGGCGTCGAGACGAAGCAGCTGGTCACCGACCGCCTGCCCCAGACCCTCAAGCTCGTCGTGTTCTCCCAGATCATCGCCCTGGGGATCGCCATTCCGTGGGGCGTGGCGACGGCGCGACGGGCCAACCGTGGATTCGACCGGGCCAGCACGATCGGCTCGTTCGGGTTGCTCTCGATCCCCAACTTCGCCCTCGGGGTGATCCTGTTGTGGCTGTTCGCGCTCCGATGGGAGTTCTTCCCGGCCGGCTACGACGACGACAGTTGGAGCCAGGAGCTGAAGTCGTTGACCCTGCCTGCGCTCACACTGGGACTGGGCCTGGCCGCCACCTACCAGCGCTTGTTGCGCACCGATCTGATCACGACGCTGCAGGACGACTTCGTCCACATGGCCCGGGCCAAGGGCATGCCCACCAACTGGATCATGTACCGTCACGCCCTGCGGCCGTCGCTGTTCTCGGTGGTCACCGTCTTCGGCGTCAACACCGGCGCCCTGATCGGCGGCTCGCTCGTGATCGAGCAGATCTTCTTCATCCCCGGCGTCGGCGCAGCCATCGTCGAAGCGGTGCTGCGCCAGGACCAGCCCGTCGTCGTCGTCCTCGTCGCCCTGGTCGCCGTGGCCTTCGTCGTGATCAACTTCTTCGTCGACCTCTTCTACGGCTGGCTCGACCCGCGGGTGCGCGCGGGATGA
- a CDS encoding ABC transporter permease, which yields MTDTIDATAGGILEDPLPADAVKKSLGWGFWLCIGWLAGLALVALLAPILPIDDPTDFGAGPNSEGPSWAHWFGTDKGGRDVFARAVWGARISLVVGAFAIGFGLLVGGSLGMLAGYLRGWVDQLISFIFFTVLSFPALVLAILIVTSTERSLTTVSLTLGILAVAPVGRLARAQTLVFAEREFVQASRVIGAKNGRIIVRELLPNVLIPMGALGLLGMGIAIVAEGGLAFLGLSVAGEDASGLSWGKLINESRSIRDLQNIPHVAFAIIGVMFLTILALNFAGDRIREYTDVRETAF from the coding sequence GTGACCGACACCATCGATGCGACAGCGGGGGGAATCCTCGAGGATCCGCTCCCCGCCGACGCGGTGAAAAAGTCCCTCGGGTGGGGGTTCTGGCTGTGCATCGGCTGGCTCGCCGGACTGGCGCTGGTCGCCCTTCTCGCGCCGATCCTGCCGATCGACGACCCGACCGATTTCGGCGCCGGCCCCAACAGCGAGGGCCCCTCCTGGGCGCACTGGTTCGGCACCGACAAGGGTGGACGCGACGTCTTCGCCCGAGCAGTGTGGGGAGCCCGTATCTCGCTCGTGGTCGGCGCCTTCGCCATCGGTTTCGGGCTCCTCGTCGGCGGTTCGCTCGGGATGCTGGCCGGCTATCTCCGCGGGTGGGTCGACCAGCTCATCAGCTTCATCTTCTTCACGGTCCTCTCCTTCCCCGCCCTTGTCCTCGCCATCCTGATCGTCACCTCGACCGAGCGCAGCCTGACGACGGTGTCGCTCACCCTCGGCATCCTCGCCGTTGCCCCGGTCGGTCGGTTGGCGCGTGCCCAGACCCTGGTGTTCGCCGAGCGCGAGTTCGTCCAGGCGTCGCGGGTGATCGGCGCCAAGAACGGTCGCATCATCGTGCGGGAGCTCCTCCCCAACGTGTTGATCCCGATGGGTGCCCTCGGCCTGCTCGGCATGGGCATCGCGATCGTCGCCGAAGGTGGACTCGCCTTCCTCGGCCTGTCGGTTGCCGGTGAGGACGCCAGCGGGCTCAGCTGGGGCAAGCTGATCAACGAGTCGCGGAGCATCCGCGACCTGCAGAACATCCCCCACGTGGCGTTCGCGATCATCGGAGTGATGTTCTTGACCATCCTGGCGCTGAACTTCGCGGGCGACCGGATACGGGAATACACCGACGTGCGCGAGACGGCGTTCTAG
- a CDS encoding ABC transporter ATP-binding protein, with amino-acid sequence MSEPQLVVRDLTVRFPTTRGVVQALNGVNLELEKGQMLGIVGESGSGKSVTAKTLMNLLPRTAEVEGEVRFEGKDVRELAAKRQEHFWGVEMTMVFQDPMTSLNPVKRCGEQIAETLRYHLGHSKKEALAEAEDLLGQVGVPEPSKRIHQYPHELSGGLRQRVVIAMALACQPKLLIADEPTTAVDVTVQRRLLNLLDRLREERGMSMILITHDLGVARGRCDEVAVMYAGRIVERSKTETLFSDSRHPYTDALLRTIPRVDQPSHTRLEPIPGRPPELINPPVQCAYAPRCRFAQPDCLEAIPEIQGVKGMHEFACFHPANTDRGREALAANVAAGQTATGLPITGYAGGGS; translated from the coding sequence ATGTCGGAACCACAGCTCGTCGTCCGTGATCTCACCGTCCGCTTCCCGACCACCCGCGGGGTGGTCCAGGCCCTCAACGGCGTCAACCTCGAACTCGAGAAGGGCCAGATGCTCGGCATCGTCGGCGAGTCGGGGTCGGGCAAGTCGGTGACGGCGAAGACGCTCATGAACCTCCTTCCCCGCACTGCCGAGGTCGAGGGCGAGGTGCGCTTCGAGGGCAAGGACGTGCGCGAACTGGCAGCCAAGCGCCAGGAGCACTTCTGGGGCGTCGAGATGACGATGGTCTTCCAGGACCCGATGACCTCACTCAACCCGGTCAAGCGGTGTGGCGAACAGATCGCCGAGACGCTGCGCTACCACCTGGGTCACAGCAAGAAGGAGGCGCTGGCCGAAGCCGAGGATCTGCTCGGCCAGGTCGGGGTACCCGAACCCTCCAAGCGGATCCACCAGTATCCGCACGAACTCTCGGGCGGTCTCCGTCAGCGCGTGGTCATCGCGATGGCGTTGGCGTGCCAGCCCAAGCTCCTCATCGCCGACGAGCCGACCACCGCGGTCGACGTGACGGTTCAGCGGCGCCTGCTCAACCTGCTCGACCGGCTTCGCGAAGAGCGGGGCATGTCGATGATCCTCATCACCCACGACCTCGGCGTGGCCCGTGGTCGCTGCGACGAGGTGGCGGTCATGTATGCCGGCCGCATCGTCGAACGCTCCAAGACCGAGACCTTGTTCAGCGACTCACGCCATCCCTACACCGATGCGCTGCTCCGCACGATTCCCCGTGTCGACCAGCCGAGCCACACCCGGCTCGAGCCGATCCCCGGTCGACCGCCCGAACTCATCAACCCGCCCGTGCAGTGCGCCTACGCACCGCGATGCCGGTTCGCCCAGCCCGACTGCCTGGAGGCGATCCCCGAGATCCAGGGGGTCAAGGGAATGCACGAGTTCGCCTGCTTCCATCCGGCCAACACCGACCGCGGCCGCGAGGCGCTCGCCGCCAATGTCGCAGCCGGACAAACGGCCACCGGGCTTCCCATCACCGGCTACGCCGGAGGAGGATCCTGA
- a CDS encoding ATP-binding cassette domain-containing protein, with amino-acid sequence MAGSGHAPLRDDPNVLLTVKDLVVEFPVGRGAVVHAVSGISFDVAEGETLGIVGESGCGKSTVAKSIIRLNSIKSGTVDYQGHNLAELEGEALRRIRPDLQMIFQDPISSLNPRRKIRDVISEGLAVWGDQQGSWSQDRIEELMVAVGIDPKFGDRRPHQFSGGQCQRIGIARALALDPKVLICDEPVSALDVSVQAQVLNLLEDMKQRYGLTLLFISHDLSVVKNVSDRIIVMYLGKACEIGNADELYEHPRHPYTRALLASIPEPAPTVDLSDGDIDGELPSPINPPAGCRFNTRCQHTTEICFTDEPMMQKVEGTDHYFACHHPVEVSVGL; translated from the coding sequence ATGGCAGGTTCCGGACACGCTCCCCTTCGCGACGATCCCAATGTGCTCTTGACCGTCAAGGACCTCGTCGTCGAGTTCCCCGTCGGTCGTGGCGCGGTGGTGCATGCGGTGAGCGGTATCTCGTTCGACGTGGCCGAAGGGGAGACGCTCGGCATCGTCGGCGAGTCGGGCTGTGGCAAGTCGACCGTCGCGAAGTCGATCATCCGGCTCAACTCGATCAAGAGCGGAACCGTCGACTACCAGGGCCACAACCTCGCCGAGCTCGAGGGTGAAGCGCTGCGTCGCATCCGGCCGGATCTGCAGATGATCTTCCAGGATCCGATCTCCTCGCTCAACCCCCGGCGCAAGATCCGCGACGTGATCTCCGAGGGTCTGGCGGTGTGGGGCGACCAGCAGGGTTCGTGGTCGCAGGATCGCATCGAAGAACTGATGGTCGCCGTCGGCATCGACCCGAAGTTCGGCGACCGCCGTCCGCACCAGTTCTCGGGCGGTCAATGTCAGCGCATCGGCATCGCCCGGGCCCTTGCGCTCGACCCGAAGGTGCTGATCTGCGACGAGCCCGTGTCGGCGCTCGACGTGTCGGTCCAGGCACAGGTCCTCAACCTCCTCGAGGACATGAAGCAGCGCTACGGCCTCACCCTGCTCTTCATCAGTCACGACCTCTCGGTCGTCAAGAACGTCTCCGACCGCATCATCGTCATGTATCTCGGCAAGGCGTGTGAGATCGGCAACGCCGACGAGCTCTACGAGCATCCTCGGCATCCGTACACGCGGGCCCTTCTGGCGTCGATTCCCGAGCCGGCGCCCACGGTGGATCTCAGCGACGGCGACATCGATGGCGAGCTGCCGTCGCCGATCAATCCTCCGGCCGGCTGCCGGTTCAACACCCGCTGCCAGCACACCACCGAGATCTGCTTCACCGACGAGCCCATGATGCAGAAGGTGGAGGGCACCGATCACTACTTCGCCTGCCACCACCCCGTCGAGGTCTCGGTCGGGCTCTGA
- a CDS encoding MBL fold metallo-hydrolase, giving the protein MPPLFDLDFEPHHGELVDVSALLRRMVCDNPSKFTFHGTGTYVIGHGDVAVVDPGPRDDAHVDALLAALDGERVRQILVTHTHGDHSPAARGLADATGAPILGFGPHPHAATSEGDDDIDDDRDWDTGEERKEQTAEEKAKAAADHDKHRPDVDFAPDQRLAHGDIVEGPGWTVEALHTPGHISNHLCFAVAEEKAVLSGDHVMGWSTTIIPPPDGDLRAYMASLRLLLARDDEILYPTHGGPVTKPAAYVKALHDHRLLRTQQIVQQLEAGPRSVREIVEVLYAAVARELWRPASRSVIAHLLALADDGRARPAIDSASPMATATTWELT; this is encoded by the coding sequence ATGCCGCCACTCTTCGACCTCGACTTCGAACCACACCACGGCGAACTCGTCGACGTCTCGGCCCTTCTTCGCCGCATGGTCTGCGACAACCCCTCGAAGTTCACGTTCCACGGAACCGGCACGTACGTGATCGGCCACGGCGACGTCGCCGTCGTCGACCCGGGGCCGCGCGACGACGCGCATGTCGACGCCCTGCTCGCCGCACTCGACGGCGAACGCGTCCGTCAGATCCTGGTCACCCACACCCACGGCGATCATTCCCCCGCCGCTCGCGGCTTGGCCGATGCCACTGGCGCCCCGATTCTCGGGTTCGGCCCACACCCTCACGCCGCGACCAGCGAAGGCGACGACGACATCGACGACGACCGCGACTGGGACACCGGCGAGGAACGCAAGGAGCAGACCGCCGAGGAGAAGGCGAAGGCAGCCGCCGACCACGACAAGCACCGACCGGACGTCGACTTCGCGCCCGACCAGCGGCTGGCCCACGGCGACATCGTCGAAGGTCCGGGCTGGACGGTGGAAGCGCTCCACACACCGGGCCACATCTCGAATCACCTCTGCTTCGCCGTCGCCGAGGAGAAGGCGGTGCTCTCGGGCGACCACGTGATGGGGTGGTCGACCACGATCATTCCGCCACCCGACGGCGACCTGCGCGCCTACATGGCATCGCTCCGCCTCCTACTCGCTCGCGACGACGAGATCCTCTACCCCACCCACGGTGGACCGGTGACGAAGCCGGCCGCCTACGTGAAGGCGCTGCACGACCACCGTCTGCTGCGAACCCAGCAGATCGTGCAGCAGCTCGAGGCGGGGCCCCGGTCGGTGAGGGAGATCGTCGAAGTCCTCTACGCCGCCGTCGCCCGGGAGCTGTGGCGGCCCGCCTCGCGTTCGGTGATCGCACACCTGCTCGCCCTCGCCGACGACGGCAGGGCTCGCCCGGCCATCGATTCGGCGTCGCCGATGGCCACCGCCACCACCTGGGAACTCACCTGA
- a CDS encoding DUF4202 domain-containing protein — translation MDPDLLARAIGSIDDANEGDPNRIDDRPLAQEQGRRAHEWVLRLDPEAGAALQLAARAHHLRRWELPRSDYPEGRDGYLRWRRDQKKRHAELLTTLLTADDIPVPQLHRAVEIVQKKGLGTDPEVQTFEDAVCLTFVETQFLATADKLADDDKMVDVVTKTLRKMSAAGIEAAGTITLDDRAADIVRRAAAGLS, via the coding sequence GTGGATCCCGACCTCCTCGCCCGCGCCATCGGCAGCATCGACGACGCCAACGAAGGCGATCCCAACCGGATCGACGACCGTCCGCTCGCACAGGAGCAGGGTCGACGCGCCCACGAATGGGTCCTGCGGTTGGACCCGGAGGCGGGCGCGGCCCTCCAACTCGCCGCCCGCGCCCATCACCTTCGGCGCTGGGAGCTCCCTCGCTCCGACTACCCGGAGGGCCGCGACGGCTATCTCCGCTGGCGGCGTGACCAGAAGAAGCGCCATGCGGAGTTGCTCACCACACTGCTGACGGCCGACGACATTCCCGTCCCCCAGCTGCACCGGGCCGTCGAGATCGTCCAGAAGAAGGGGCTCGGCACCGACCCCGAGGTGCAGACGTTCGAAGACGCCGTCTGCCTCACGTTCGTCGAGACGCAGTTCCTGGCCACAGCCGACAAGCTGGCCGACGACGACAAGATGGTCGACGTGGTCACGAAGACGCTCAGGAAGATGAGTGCGGCGGGCATCGAGGCGGCCGGCACCATCACGCTCGACGACCGGGCCGCCGACATCGTGCGCCGCGCCGCAGCCGGGCTCAGCTGA
- a CDS encoding nitrite/sulfite reductase, whose product MTILEPSVETTEIDPDIQADIDKFREVLAGYRSGEIGEDVFRVFRLTNGIYGQRQGGTNQMVRVKVPYGSMTPAQFEMIATLVERYSRGWAHITTRQNLQFHYVQLDQIPDVMQHLASVGLTTREACGDTVRNVQGCHLAGACPHEHLDITPWAEAAYQHFVRNPLGQRLPRKFKINFSGCETDCGQAMFNDAGVIATTRALDDGTVEAGFRVFIAGGLGTTPFPAMALEDFTPKEELLPTIEAILRIFEQTGNRDNKLRARLKWVVENLGFEEVQRRILNTRKFLLASSSYPGGLPTEVRVNGDAPAGVGNRAHVTEVGQGTPVSIGGASPYDRWFQANVVRGIASGQVSAYAWAQLGDITADQFRGIAAVQREFDADIRLTNRQNLIIRGLDESELPVLYERLRELGMAEPGAELVRDVVACPGADTCNLAVTQSRGLAKAIGDALDEEGLGTVGGLRINISGCTNSCGQHHAADIGFFGAERRANGRSAPGYQMLLGGYVGQEQMHFGDKALRLPAKAAAHAAVRVVRRFNDERTAGESFRGWLERAGGAAAVGATMKDLDEFPAYDDDPDFYVDFDETGPYVAEIGESECAT is encoded by the coding sequence ATGACGATCCTCGAACCATCCGTCGAGACCACCGAGATCGATCCCGACATCCAGGCCGACATCGACAAGTTCCGCGAGGTACTCGCCGGCTACCGGTCCGGCGAGATCGGCGAAGACGTCTTCCGCGTGTTCCGACTGACCAACGGCATCTACGGCCAACGCCAGGGCGGGACCAACCAGATGGTGCGGGTCAAGGTGCCGTACGGCTCCATGACCCCCGCACAGTTCGAGATGATCGCGACCCTCGTGGAGCGCTACAGCCGCGGTTGGGCCCACATCACGACACGCCAGAACCTCCAGTTCCACTATGTGCAGCTCGACCAGATCCCCGACGTGATGCAGCACCTCGCGTCGGTTGGCCTCACGACCCGCGAAGCCTGCGGCGACACCGTTCGCAACGTCCAGGGCTGCCACCTCGCCGGCGCCTGCCCCCACGAGCACCTCGACATCACACCGTGGGCCGAGGCCGCCTACCAGCACTTCGTCCGCAACCCGCTCGGCCAGCGCCTCCCCCGCAAGTTCAAGATCAACTTCTCCGGCTGTGAGACCGACTGCGGCCAGGCCATGTTCAACGACGCCGGCGTGATCGCCACGACCCGAGCCCTCGACGACGGAACCGTCGAAGCAGGCTTCCGGGTCTTCATCGCCGGCGGCCTCGGCACCACCCCGTTCCCGGCGATGGCGCTCGAGGACTTCACGCCCAAAGAGGAGCTGCTGCCGACCATCGAAGCGATCCTCCGCATCTTCGAGCAAACCGGCAATCGCGACAACAAGCTGCGGGCCCGCCTCAAGTGGGTCGTCGAGAACCTCGGCTTCGAGGAGGTCCAGCGGCGGATCCTCAACACCCGGAAGTTCCTGCTCGCCTCGTCGTCGTATCCCGGCGGGCTCCCGACCGAGGTCCGCGTCAATGGCGATGCTCCGGCCGGTGTCGGCAATCGCGCCCACGTCACCGAAGTCGGCCAGGGCACCCCGGTGAGCATCGGCGGCGCGTCACCCTATGACCGCTGGTTCCAGGCCAACGTGGTCCGCGGTATCGCCAGCGGACAGGTCTCGGCCTACGCGTGGGCCCAGCTCGGCGACATCACCGCCGACCAGTTCCGCGGGATCGCCGCCGTCCAACGCGAGTTCGACGCCGACATCCGCCTGACCAACCGCCAGAACCTGATCATCCGGGGCCTCGACGAATCGGAACTGCCGGTTCTCTACGAGCGCCTCCGCGAACTCGGCATGGCCGAGCCGGGCGCCGAGTTGGTGCGCGATGTCGTCGCCTGCCCCGGCGCCGACACGTGCAACCTCGCCGTCACCCAGAGCCGAGGTCTCGCCAAGGCGATCGGCGACGCGCTGGACGAGGAAGGCCTCGGCACCGTCGGCGGCCTTCGTATCAACATCTCGGGTTGCACCAATTCATGCGGCCAGCATCACGCGGCCGACATCGGGTTCTTCGGGGCCGAGCGTCGGGCCAACGGCCGCTCGGCGCCCGGCTACCAGATGCTGCTCGGCGGCTATGTCGGCCAGGAGCAGATGCACTTCGGCGACAAGGCGCTGCGGCTTCCGGCGAAGGCCGCGGCCCACGCCGCAGTGCGGGTCGTACGCCGCTTCAATGACGAACGCACCGCCGGGGAGTCGTTCCGAGGATGGCTCGAACGCGCCGGCGGCGCCGCCGCGGTCGGCGCGACGATGAAGGACCTCGACGAGTTCCCCGCCTACGACGACGACCCCGACTTCTATGTCGACTTCGACGAGACCGGCCCCTACGTGGCCGAGATCGGCGAGTCGGAGTGCGCCACCTGA